The Anoxybacillus flavithermus genome has a segment encoding these proteins:
- a CDS encoding DUF350 domain-containing protein, with translation MNAFWENETIHIAANFSVVILCLVLFLAIFELVTKYKNWEEIKKGNMAVAMATGGKIFGIANIFRYSIDHHDSLLTMIGWGVYGFVLLLIGYFIYEFLTPKFNIDDEIANDNRAVGFISMVISIGLSFVIGASIR, from the coding sequence ATGAACGCGTTCTGGGAAAATGAAACGATTCATATTGCTGCTAATTTTAGTGTCGTCATTTTATGTTTAGTTTTATTTTTAGCTATTTTTGAACTTGTGACAAAATACAAAAACTGGGAAGAGATTAAAAAAGGAAACATGGCGGTAGCGATGGCGACAGGAGGGAAAATATTTGGGATTGCGAATATTTTCCGGTACTCGATCGATCATCACGATTCACTGTTGACGATGATCGGTTGGGGCGTTTACGGATTTGTTTTATTGTTAATCGGTTATTTTATTTATGAATTTTTAACGCCAAAGTTCAACATTGACGATGAAATTGCCAACGATAATCGTGCGGTAGGATTTATTTCTATGGTTATTTCTATCGGTTTGTCGTTTGTCATCGGAGCAAGTATAAGGTGA
- a CDS encoding endonuclease — protein sequence MKPESSKLYTYADYIQWDGRWELINGKAYNMSPSPTWEHQFAVMELSFAFRSHFQNKNCYVAIAPFDVRLSESDDYTYAKHVVHPDISVICNRNNLTPNGCLGAPTLIVEVLSPSTALKDRNEKFKLYEQFHVQEYWIVDPLYKTVEVFGLEDGFFKKREAFGENDTITSFLFTDFSLEAKRLFFQ from the coding sequence ATGAAGCCAGAATCATCCAAACTGTATACGTATGCCGATTATATTCAATGGGACGGGCGTTGGGAGCTCATTAACGGAAAGGCTTACAACATGAGCCCTTCTCCAACATGGGAGCATCAATTTGCTGTCATGGAACTATCGTTTGCGTTTCGTTCGCATTTTCAAAATAAAAATTGCTACGTTGCGATAGCTCCGTTTGATGTTCGACTTTCCGAAAGCGACGACTACACGTATGCAAAACATGTCGTACACCCCGATATTTCCGTCATTTGCAATCGAAACAATTTAACACCAAACGGCTGTTTAGGCGCACCAACACTCATTGTCGAAGTTCTTTCTCCGTCTACAGCGTTAAAAGATCGAAACGAAAAATTTAAGCTATACGAACAGTTTCATGTGCAAGAGTATTGGATTGTTGATCCTTTGTATAAAACAGTTGAAGTATTTGGATTGGAGGATGGTTTTTTTAAAAAAAGAGAAGCATTTGGAGAAAATGACACAATTACATCTTTCCTATTTACGGATTTTTCTCTCGAGGCGAAGCGATTATTTTTTCAATAA
- a CDS encoding DNA polymerase/3'-5' exonuclease PolX yields MEKNKKEAIRLLETIALYMEIKGENPFKVSAFRKAASALERDERALMDIDDFTSIAGIGKGTAAVLQQWLQTGTSDVLEQLKQEIPKGLFPLLKLPGLGGKKIAKLYHELGVTDVETLKEACLAQRVRQLSGFGAKTEENILTALANMNARPERLPIAFMLEVALDIERQLANVDDIVRFSRAGSLRRVCETVKDLDFIIATNNPLYVREQLLKLEHIYDVVANGETKVSLQLQYDYVVNVDFRLVSPEHFATTLHHFTGSKEHNVRMRQLAKERGEKISEYGVENIQTGEVKTFATEEQFFAHFHLPFIPPEMRESGIEVEAYDGTPLLSLSDIRGDLHMHTTWSDGAFSIEQMAEACRKKGYRYIAITDHSQFLKVANGLTVERLKRQQEEIARLNEKYDDFFILSGIEMDILPDGTLDFPDDILQTVDFVIASIHSAFSQSQETIMKRLKEALMNPYVHMIAHPTGRLIGERSGYDVNIDELLQLAKETNTVLELNANPHRLDLTYTYLQKAQQLGVKIAINTDAHNVRMLDDMELGVAFARKGWIRKETVINTWDLEQLISFLRK; encoded by the coding sequence ATGGAGAAAAATAAAAAAGAAGCGATTCGCCTGCTTGAAACAATCGCTTTATATATGGAGATCAAAGGAGAAAATCCGTTTAAAGTGTCCGCCTTTCGCAAAGCAGCTTCAGCGTTAGAACGAGATGAACGTGCCTTAATGGATATTGATGATTTTACGTCCATTGCAGGAATCGGAAAAGGAACAGCTGCCGTTTTGCAACAATGGTTGCAGACGGGAACGAGCGATGTATTGGAACAGCTAAAACAAGAAATTCCTAAAGGATTGTTTCCACTTTTAAAATTGCCCGGACTCGGAGGGAAAAAAATCGCAAAACTGTATCATGAACTAGGCGTGACGGATGTGGAAACATTAAAAGAAGCGTGCTTAGCTCAACGTGTAAGACAATTAAGTGGCTTTGGTGCAAAGACAGAAGAAAACATTTTAACTGCGCTTGCCAATATGAATGCGCGCCCTGAACGGTTGCCAATTGCGTTTATGTTAGAAGTCGCCTTAGACATTGAACGGCAGCTTGCAAATGTAGATGATATCGTACGGTTTTCGCGAGCAGGCAGTTTGCGTCGGGTATGCGAGACAGTAAAAGATTTGGATTTCATTATTGCAACAAACAATCCTTTATATGTTCGAGAGCAGTTGTTGAAACTTGAACATATTTATGACGTTGTCGCAAACGGAGAAACGAAAGTATCATTGCAATTGCAATACGATTATGTTGTCAATGTTGATTTTCGCCTCGTTTCCCCTGAACATTTTGCTACAACGCTCCATCATTTTACCGGTTCAAAAGAACATAACGTGCGCATGCGTCAGCTCGCAAAAGAACGCGGTGAAAAAATTAGTGAATACGGTGTAGAAAACATTCAGACAGGCGAAGTGAAAACGTTTGCGACAGAAGAGCAATTTTTTGCTCATTTTCATTTGCCGTTCATCCCGCCAGAAATGCGTGAAAGTGGAATAGAAGTCGAGGCATATGACGGCACGCCGCTCCTTTCTTTATCTGATATACGCGGCGATTTACATATGCATACGACGTGGAGCGATGGGGCGTTTTCAATTGAGCAAATGGCAGAAGCATGTCGAAAGAAAGGGTATCGGTATATTGCGATTACCGATCATTCGCAGTTTTTAAAAGTAGCCAATGGACTAACGGTTGAACGATTAAAACGGCAGCAAGAAGAAATTGCCCGCCTAAACGAAAAATACGACGATTTTTTTATTTTATCTGGCATTGAAATGGACATTTTACCAGATGGAACGTTAGATTTTCCAGATGATATATTACAAACGGTCGATTTTGTCATTGCGTCGATTCATTCCGCTTTTTCGCAATCGCAAGAAACGATTATGAAACGTCTAAAAGAAGCGCTTATGAATCCATACGTTCATATGATTGCTCATCCGACAGGAAGGTTAATTGGGGAACGAAGCGGATACGATGTAAATATAGACGAATTGTTGCAGCTTGCGAAAGAAACAAATACGGTGCTTGAGCTAAATGCCAACCCACATCGTCTCGATTTAACGTACACTTATTTACAAAAAGCACAGCAGCTTGGTGTGAAAATTGCGATTAATACAGACGCACACAACGTTCGCATGCTTGATGATATGGAGCTTGGAGTGGCGTTTGCTCGAAAAGGTTGGATTCGAAAAGAAACGGTCATCAATACATGGGATCTCGAACAACTTATCTCTTTTTTGCGAAAATAA
- a CDS encoding teicoplanin resistance protein VanZ — MIRKTITIIPFVMVACLKTWDHVYGNFPGISVWIVFIHICLNLLPIFVFVCWSVSKVRQWIGLNMVIHACFYVYLFFVLYYTVLYIPYWRFMTQPVLPPEEQVFPHYNLIPFKTILETSITPVNIWGNIFLLLPLGIFVPLIHPYFARIKPFLLLALLVSSGIESVQFMTALMDGKFAEYPSERSLDVDDIILNMSGAVIGFGLYKLRGRMKSLIS; from the coding sequence ATGATTCGAAAAACCATCACGATTATTCCTTTTGTCATGGTAGCTTGTCTCAAGACTTGGGATCATGTCTATGGAAATTTTCCTGGCATATCGGTTTGGATTGTGTTCATTCATATTTGTCTCAATCTATTGCCCATCTTTGTGTTTGTATGCTGGAGTGTGTCCAAAGTGCGGCAATGGATTGGGTTGAATATGGTGATTCACGCTTGCTTTTATGTTTACTTGTTTTTTGTTTTGTATTATACGGTTTTATATATTCCCTATTGGCGCTTTATGACCCAACCAGTGCTGCCGCCAGAGGAACAGGTGTTTCCCCATTATAATTTAATCCCGTTTAAAACGATTTTGGAAACAAGTATTACTCCTGTGAATATTTGGGGAAACATCTTTCTGTTGCTTCCGTTGGGCATCTTTGTTCCTTTGATTCATCCCTATTTTGCACGTATCAAACCGTTTCTTCTCCTTGCCTTGCTGGTTTCGAGCGGCATTGAATCCGTTCAATTTATGACAGCGTTGATGGATGGAAAATTTGCTGAATACCCTAGTGAAAGAAGCCTCGATGTTGATGATATCATTTTGAACATGAGTGGAGCCGTTATCGGTTTTGGTCTGTACAAATTACGAGGGCGAATGAAAAGCTTGATTTCTTGA
- a CDS encoding endonuclease MutS2: MHAKTLHILEFDKVKAQLAEYVSSSLGKEKVVALMPSSHVEEVVRRQEETDEAATVLRLRGHVPLGGIFDVRMQTKRASIGGTLSPHELLDIASTMRAARQLKKFLEATEADLPHMIAYAAQIVPLPELEQRIYHCIDESGDVLDGASDRLRSLRHQLRTIEGRVRDKLESMIRSSSAQKTLSDAIITIRNDRYVIPVKQEYRHTYGGIVHDQSSSGATLFIEPQSVVELNNELQQLRVKEKQEIERILSELSASVGEQATTIIENVELLAQLDFLFAKAKYAKAIKATKPAINERGYIRLIQARHPLIPSDEVVPNDIELGSNYTTMVITGPNTGGKTVTLKTIGLFTVMAQAGLQVPALDGSQLAVFRAVYADIGDEQSIEQSLSTFSSHMVNIVDILKQVDEHSLVLFDELGAGTDPQEGAALAIAILDEVHNRGARVVATTHYPELKAYGYNRQGVMNASVEFDIETLSPTYKLLIGIPGRSNALDISRRLGLDEHIIARARTYISAESNEVENMIASLEQSKKRAEEEWEQAEKLRQEAEQLRNELEKQWTEFNEQQDRLLERAKEEAEFIVKKAMKTAEEIIQNLREMQKKQVIAMKEHELIDARKKLEEAIPQIDTKKKKQAQKAKQSLHPGDEVKVIHLNQKGQLIEKVSDKEWLVQIGILKMKVDEENLQYVSSPAPIETKPIATVKGRDYHVPLELDLRGERYEDALLRVEKYIDDAVLAGYPRVSIIHGKGTGALRKGVQQYLQNHRSVKSIRFGEATEGGTGVTIVELQ; this comes from the coding sequence GTGCACGCAAAAACATTACACATTCTTGAGTTTGATAAAGTGAAAGCACAACTTGCGGAATATGTGTCTTCCTCGTTAGGAAAAGAAAAAGTCGTAGCGCTTATGCCATCATCACATGTAGAAGAAGTGGTGCGCCGGCAAGAAGAAACGGATGAAGCAGCAACGGTTCTTCGTTTACGGGGTCACGTCCCACTTGGTGGTATATTTGACGTACGGATGCAAACGAAACGTGCAAGCATCGGAGGAACGCTCAGTCCACATGAACTGCTTGATATCGCAAGCACGATGCGAGCAGCAAGACAACTGAAAAAATTTTTAGAAGCGACAGAGGCAGATCTTCCGCATATGATCGCATATGCAGCGCAAATCGTTCCTTTGCCTGAACTTGAACAACGTATATATCATTGTATTGATGAAAGCGGAGATGTGCTTGATGGAGCGAGCGATCGACTTCGTTCGCTTCGCCATCAACTGCGCACGATTGAAGGACGAGTGCGCGATAAGTTAGAGAGTATGATTCGTTCATCATCTGCGCAAAAAACATTGTCAGATGCAATCATTACGATTCGTAACGATCGGTACGTCATCCCAGTGAAACAAGAATATCGCCATACGTATGGTGGCATTGTACACGATCAGTCTTCATCTGGGGCTACGTTATTTATCGAGCCACAATCGGTAGTCGAATTGAACAACGAACTGCAGCAATTGCGTGTGAAAGAAAAACAAGAAATTGAACGTATTTTAAGCGAATTATCTGCCTCTGTGGGTGAGCAGGCGACAACAATTATTGAGAACGTCGAGTTGCTTGCTCAGCTTGACTTTTTGTTTGCAAAGGCGAAATACGCAAAAGCGATCAAAGCAACAAAACCAGCTATCAATGAACGTGGATATATCCGTCTCATACAAGCACGTCATCCGCTTATTCCATCGGACGAAGTCGTTCCAAACGATATTGAACTAGGGAGCAACTATACGACGATGGTAATTACTGGGCCGAACACAGGAGGAAAAACAGTCACGTTAAAGACAATCGGCTTGTTCACCGTTATGGCGCAAGCAGGATTACAAGTGCCGGCGTTAGATGGATCACAATTAGCTGTATTTCGCGCGGTGTATGCTGACATTGGCGATGAACAGTCCATTGAACAAAGTTTAAGTACGTTTTCGTCTCATATGGTGAATATTGTTGACATTTTAAAACAAGTGGATGAGCATAGCCTTGTTTTATTTGATGAGCTTGGAGCAGGAACGGATCCACAAGAAGGTGCGGCGTTGGCAATCGCTATTTTAGATGAAGTGCACAACCGTGGGGCGCGGGTGGTAGCGACGACGCATTATCCTGAATTGAAAGCATATGGCTACAACCGACAAGGTGTCATGAATGCAAGTGTCGAATTTGACATCGAAACGTTAAGCCCAACGTATAAACTATTGATCGGTATTCCGGGGCGAAGCAATGCGCTTGATATTTCTCGTCGCCTCGGCTTAGACGAACATATTATTGCGCGTGCTCGTACGTATATTAGTGCTGAAAGCAATGAAGTTGAAAATATGATCGCTTCATTAGAACAAAGTAAAAAGCGTGCGGAAGAAGAATGGGAGCAAGCCGAAAAACTTCGTCAAGAGGCAGAGCAATTGCGCAACGAATTAGAAAAGCAGTGGACAGAATTCAATGAACAACAAGATCGCTTGTTAGAGAGAGCGAAGGAAGAGGCGGAATTCATCGTGAAAAAAGCGATGAAGACCGCAGAGGAAATCATTCAAAACCTTCGCGAGATGCAAAAGAAACAAGTCATTGCGATGAAAGAACATGAGTTGATCGATGCGCGTAAAAAGTTGGAAGAAGCCATACCACAAATCGATACAAAAAAGAAAAAACAAGCGCAAAAAGCAAAGCAATCCTTACACCCAGGCGATGAAGTGAAAGTCATTCATCTCAATCAAAAAGGGCAGTTGATTGAGAAAGTATCCGATAAAGAGTGGCTTGTGCAAATTGGGATTTTAAAAATGAAAGTGGATGAAGAAAATTTGCAGTATGTAAGCAGCCCAGCACCGATTGAAACAAAGCCAATTGCGACCGTAAAAGGACGCGACTATCACGTTCCACTAGAATTAGATTTGCGTGGTGAGCGATATGAAGATGCGTTGCTTCGCGTCGAAAAATATATTGACGATGCGGTGTTGGCAGGATATCCGCGCGTGTCTATCATTCATGGAAAAGGAACAGGGGCACTTCGAAAAGGCGTGCAACAATATTTACAAAATCATCGCTCGGTAAAAAGCATTCGATTTGGTGAAGCGACTGAAGGGGGAACAGGCGTCACCATTGTCGAATTACAATAA
- a CDS encoding MarR family transcriptional regulator yields the protein MERSIQQFIERYLSVSFLVHKRGAALMKCELDDITHDQYYVLRYIHKRGMCTSTELADVFAVNKSAITAMTNRLVEKGMISRGKDEDDRRIIALSLTQKGEQWLVETERKVYELVETIMTKLSHEEIEQFIQTYEKLAMILQEMEEKK from the coding sequence ATGGAGCGAAGCATACAACAATTTATTGAGCGCTATTTATCCGTTTCATTTCTTGTTCATAAACGAGGGGCTGCGTTGATGAAATGTGAATTGGACGATATTACGCACGATCAATATTATGTATTGCGCTACATACATAAGCGTGGGATGTGTACGTCAACGGAATTGGCGGACGTGTTTGCGGTAAATAAAAGTGCGATTACGGCGATGACAAACCGTCTTGTTGAAAAAGGAATGATTTCACGTGGCAAAGATGAAGATGATCGTCGTATTATTGCTCTTTCACTCACACAAAAAGGTGAACAATGGCTCGTTGAAACAGAACGAAAAGTGTATGAACTTGTCGAAACAATTATGACAAAACTTTCACATGAAGAAATTGAACAGTTTATTCAAACGTATGAGAAGCTAGCGATGATTTTACAAGAAATGGAGGAGAAAAAATGA
- a CDS encoding sugar ABC transporter substrate-binding protein: MFLALFTTFFLVSCSRQEEHVKMAIFLKSDWDKYEVFAKEFEKAKGIKIQLDYIWDDTIKHDYKHLWSKIHSAIEKKLKDQEIDLIAGVPTSYFEKLIKKNLLAELDTFMVGQSGIDVKNLYSPVLDIAKKAGNGHYYFLSPTFSTKLLVVNLDIFKTLKVPIPEETVSWEELEYIAEKINRKNLNPHNRKIYAISFGPGGEEGLFMDFQLLTTPLELPLQEKEEIYNHPSWGKWFKWFITMHQKYGVRNMAEDRAFFTGKVAMRITYPHELQWLYKKARADLGLGFNPAKFEFRIYPAPYYSNKPEVASIEVHNIALSNQSEKKNLAWEVIRYAMGKDYALSIIYNGGNTFGGNFPAYYDSDTIRAYENLYPGIDVKNVFYYGKQGPYIKESMTLEQLSIFHELERGYFPIILNKNISVEDGYKELKREYKQRIKELKR; the protein is encoded by the coding sequence ATTTTCTTAGCATTATTCACGACCTTCTTTCTCGTTTCTTGTTCAAGGCAAGAAGAGCATGTAAAAATGGCAATATTCTTAAAAAGTGATTGGGATAAGTATGAAGTGTTTGCTAAGGAGTTTGAAAAAGCAAAAGGCATCAAAATTCAACTTGATTATATTTGGGATGATACTATTAAACATGATTATAAGCACCTTTGGTCTAAAATACATAGCGCTATTGAAAAAAAACTTAAGGACCAAGAGATTGATTTAATTGCAGGGGTGCCAACCTCTTATTTTGAAAAATTGATTAAAAAAAATCTGTTAGCTGAATTGGATACATTTATGGTTGGACAGAGTGGAATAGATGTTAAAAATTTATACAGTCCGGTTTTAGATATTGCCAAAAAGGCTGGGAATGGACATTACTATTTTCTTTCCCCAACTTTTTCTACAAAGCTATTAGTTGTTAATCTTGACATTTTCAAGACTTTGAAGGTGCCTATTCCAGAAGAAACAGTATCTTGGGAAGAATTGGAATATATAGCTGAAAAAATTAATCGGAAGAACCTAAATCCACATAACAGAAAAATTTATGCTATCTCATTTGGTCCTGGAGGAGAAGAAGGATTATTTATGGACTTTCAACTTCTAACCACTCCACTTGAGCTTCCACTTCAGGAGAAGGAAGAGATCTATAACCATCCGTCTTGGGGGAAATGGTTTAAATGGTTTATAACAATGCATCAAAAATATGGAGTACGTAATATGGCTGAAGACAGAGCTTTTTTTACAGGTAAAGTGGCAATGAGAATCACTTATCCTCACGAACTTCAATGGTTGTATAAAAAAGCAAGGGCAGATCTAGGACTAGGATTTAATCCAGCTAAGTTCGAATTTAGAATTTATCCAGCTCCTTATTATAGTAATAAACCAGAAGTTGCTAGTATTGAAGTTCATAATATCGCATTATCTAATCAATCTGAGAAAAAGAATTTGGCTTGGGAAGTTATAAGATATGCTATGGGAAAGGACTATGCTTTATCAATAATCTATAATGGGGGAAATACATTTGGTGGAAATTTTCCTGCATACTATGATTCAGACACTATTCGTGCCTATGAAAACTTATATCCAGGAATAGATGTAAAAAATGTATTTTATTATGGAAAACAAGGACCTTATATTAAAGAATCAATGACTCTGGAACAACTCTCTATTTTCCACGAACTAGAAAGGGGATATTTTCCTATTATACTAAATAAAAATATTTCAGTCGAAGACGGTTACAAGGAACTAAAAAGGGAATACAAGCAAAGAATAAAGGAGCTGAAGCGGTAA
- a CDS encoding cell division protein ZapA: MAEQKKTRITVDIYGQQYSIVGTESSSHIRLVASIVDDKMREISAKNPTLDTSKLAVLTAVNIVHEYIKLKDEYERLLRKMNKEKDDDSDD; the protein is encoded by the coding sequence TTGGCGGAGCAGAAAAAAACGCGTATTACGGTAGATATATACGGACAACAATATTCGATCGTCGGAACGGAAAGCTCCAGCCATATTCGGCTTGTTGCTTCCATTGTCGATGACAAAATGCGTGAAATTAGTGCCAAAAATCCGACGCTTGATACGAGTAAACTCGCTGTATTAACGGCAGTCAATATCGTTCATGAATATATTAAACTAAAAGATGAATACGAACGCCTTTTGCGAAAAATGAATAAAGAAAAGGATGATGACAGCGATGATTGA